From the Theobroma cacao cultivar B97-61/B2 chromosome 2, Criollo_cocoa_genome_V2, whole genome shotgun sequence genome, one window contains:
- the LOC18609379 gene encoding uncharacterized protein LOC18609379, protein MWVVGGFSKNVKPHKLHGRRIADKGGNKEMASWSKALLSFRLEPHPSVPSSSTPRLSFCSNSFSSSPSFIRYSLFFAFKTSAVIKLNNSSAYPLITSRKPTPFSPSFSSTKFVCKAAEYKFPDPIPEFADAETDKFRKHLLNKLSKKDIFGDSVEEVVGICTQIFSTFLRTEYGGPGMLLVIPFIDMADTLNERGLPGGPQAARAAVKWAQDHVDKDWKEWTGCN, encoded by the exons ATGTGGGTTGTGGGGGGGTTTAGCAAAAACGTAAAACCCCACAAGCTACACGGAAGACGAATAGCAGATAAGGGAGGCAACAAAGAGATGGCTTCATGGAGCAAAGCTCTTCTCTCTTTCAGGCTTGAACCACATCCCTCCGTTCCTTCTTCTTCCACACCCCGCCTTTCCTTTTGCAGcaactctttttcttcttctccttctttcaTTCGGTATTCACTTTTTTTTGCATTCAAAACCTCCGCCGTCATCAAACTAAACAACTCCTCCGCTTACCCTCTAATAACTAGCAGGAAACCAACACCTTTTTCCCCGTCATTCTCATCCACCAAGTTCGTTTGCAAAGCTGCTGAGTACAAATTCCCTGACCCAATTCCCGAATTCGCTGATGCT GAAACGGATAAGTTTAGAAAGCATCTGCTCAATAAACTGTCCAAGAAGGATATCTTCGGAGACTCTGTTGAAGAAGTCGTAGGAATCTGTACTCAG ATATTTAGCACTTTCTTACGCACCGAGTATGGTGGTCCTGGGATGCTCTTGGTCATACCTTTTATTGACATGGCTGATACTCTTAATGAGCGGGGTTTGCCTGGAGGACCGCAAGCTGCACGTGCTGCGGTTAAATGGGCACAGGATCATGTAGACAAGGACTGGAAAGAATGGACTGGCTGCAATTAA
- the LOC18609378 gene encoding DNA polymerase beta isoform X3 encodes MAPKRTRNKAPSSDPHGIFAGLVVFLIENGVQSRRLQIWKQKLVQMGAKIETHLSKKVSHVFAMSSDALFHDVDKEQLARFGGHVLMYQWLEDSLAAGEKVSEDFYVLKVDLERVGTPDKNLKLEPANGNSSSHEEQSHCKKIKSSPEHTKHTNEGRKGELEINTLSGASNTEPHSPSSLSSCPEIPGTPDKDVGTLSSSLPHSVPDLNKDITEIFGKLINIYRALGDDRRSFSYYKAIAAVEKLPFKIESSNQVKNLPGIGKSMQDHIQEIVTTGKLSKLEHFEADEKVRTISLFGEVWGIGPATALKLYEKGHRTLDDLKNEDSLTNAQKLGLKYFDDIKTRIPRHEAQEMESLLQKVADDIVPGVVVVCGGSYRRGKASCGDLDIVITHPDGKSHKGFLQKYVKRLKEMKFVREDLVFSTHSEEGTDSGVDTYFGLCTYPGRKLRHRIDFKVYPRDIYAFGLIAWTGNDVLNRSAG; translated from the exons atggcgCCAAAGCGAACCAGAAACAAGGCTCCTTCCTCCGATCCACATGGAATCTTTGCCGGTTTGGTGGTTTTCTTAATCGAAAACGGCGTCCAGTCTCGCCGTTTACAG ATTTGGAAGCAAAAACTGGTGCAAATGGGAGCTAAGATTGAGACTCACTTGTCCAAAAAAGTGAGTCATGTTTTTGCTATGAGTTCAGATGCTCTTTTTCACGATGTCGATAAGGAACAATTGGCTCGCTTCGGAGGA CATGTTCTCATGTATCAGTGGTTGGAGGACAGCTTGGCAGCCGGGGAAAAGGTTTCTGAGGATTTCTACGTTCTGAAAGTGGATCTGGAAAGGGTGGGTACACCTGACAAGAATCTGAAACTTGAACCAGCCAACGGAAATTCTTCTAGCCATGAGGAACAATCGCATTGCAAAAAGATCAAATCCTCACCTGAGCATACTAAACACACTAATGAAGGAAGGAAAGGAGAACTAGAAATTAACACTCTATCAGGGGCATCGAATACTGAACCCCACTCTCCCAGCTCCTTATCTAGCTGTCCTGAAATCCCTGGTACTCCAGATAAGGAT GTTGGCACACTGTCATCATCTTTGCCACACAGCGTGCCAGATTTAAACAAGGACATTACAGAGATATTTGGGAAACTTATAAACATATACAGAG CACTGGGTGATGACCGCAGATCATTTAGCTACTACAAGGCTATTGCAGCTGTTGAGAAGTTGccttttaaaattgaaagttCAAATCAGGTCAAAAATCTGCCTGGAATTGGAAAGTCAATGCAAGATCAT ATTCAGGAGATAGTGACCACTGGAAAGTTATCCAAGTTGGAGCACTTTGAAGCTGATGAAAAG GTAAGGACAATAAGTTTATTTGGGGAAGTTTGGGGAATTGGACCAGCTACAGCCCTGAAATTATATGAGAAAGGACACCGCACACTAGATGACTTAAAGAATGAGGATTCTCTAACAAATGCACAAAAGCTTGGgttgaaatattttgatgatatTAAGACAAGGATTCCACGGCATGAG GCTCAAGAGATGGAATCTCTTCTACAGAAAGTTGCAGATGATATCGTGCCTGGG GTGGTTGTTGTATGTGGGGGATCATATAGACGTGGAAAAGCTTCCTGTGGAGATTTAGACATAGTAATCACACATCCTGATGGAAAAAG CCATAAAGGTTTTCTGCAAAAATATGTCAAGCGTTTAAAAGAGATGAAGTTCGTAAGAGAAGATTTGGTTTTCAGTACCCACAGTGAGGAG GGTACTGATTCAGGTGTTGACACATATTTTGGTCTTTGCACTTATCCTGGACGAAAGCTTAGGCACCGCATAGACTTTAAG GTATATCCAAGGGACATATATGCATTCGGACTAATAGCATGGACTGGGAATGATGTGCTAAATAGAAG TGCAGGTTGA
- the LOC18609378 gene encoding DNA polymerase beta isoform X1, whose product MAPKRTRNKAPSSDPHGIFAGLVVFLIENGVQSRRLQIWKQKLVQMGAKIETHLSKKVSHVFAMSSDALFHDVDKEQLARFGGHVLMYQWLEDSLAAGEKVSEDFYVLKVDLERVGTPDKNLKLEPANGNSSSHEEQSHCKKIKSSPEHTKHTNEGRKGELEINTLSGASNTEPHSPSSLSSCPEIPGTPDKDVGTLSSSLPHSVPDLNKDITEIFGKLINIYRALGDDRRSFSYYKAIAAVEKLPFKIESSNQVKNLPGIGKSMQDHIQEIVTTGKLSKLEHFEADEKVRTISLFGEVWGIGPATALKLYEKGHRTLDDLKNEDSLTNAQKLGLKYFDDIKTRIPRHEAQEMESLLQKVADDIVPGVVVVCGGSYRRGKASCGDLDIVITHPDGKSHKGFLQKYVKRLKEMKFVREDLVFSTHSEEGTDSGVDTYFGLCTYPGRKLRHRIDFKVYPRDIYAFGLIAWTGNDVLNRRLRLLAESKGFRLDDTGLFPATHGSGGKRGARGTTSLKLETEKEVFDFLGFPWLEPYERNL is encoded by the exons atggcgCCAAAGCGAACCAGAAACAAGGCTCCTTCCTCCGATCCACATGGAATCTTTGCCGGTTTGGTGGTTTTCTTAATCGAAAACGGCGTCCAGTCTCGCCGTTTACAG ATTTGGAAGCAAAAACTGGTGCAAATGGGAGCTAAGATTGAGACTCACTTGTCCAAAAAAGTGAGTCATGTTTTTGCTATGAGTTCAGATGCTCTTTTTCACGATGTCGATAAGGAACAATTGGCTCGCTTCGGAGGA CATGTTCTCATGTATCAGTGGTTGGAGGACAGCTTGGCAGCCGGGGAAAAGGTTTCTGAGGATTTCTACGTTCTGAAAGTGGATCTGGAAAGGGTGGGTACACCTGACAAGAATCTGAAACTTGAACCAGCCAACGGAAATTCTTCTAGCCATGAGGAACAATCGCATTGCAAAAAGATCAAATCCTCACCTGAGCATACTAAACACACTAATGAAGGAAGGAAAGGAGAACTAGAAATTAACACTCTATCAGGGGCATCGAATACTGAACCCCACTCTCCCAGCTCCTTATCTAGCTGTCCTGAAATCCCTGGTACTCCAGATAAGGAT GTTGGCACACTGTCATCATCTTTGCCACACAGCGTGCCAGATTTAAACAAGGACATTACAGAGATATTTGGGAAACTTATAAACATATACAGAG CACTGGGTGATGACCGCAGATCATTTAGCTACTACAAGGCTATTGCAGCTGTTGAGAAGTTGccttttaaaattgaaagttCAAATCAGGTCAAAAATCTGCCTGGAATTGGAAAGTCAATGCAAGATCAT ATTCAGGAGATAGTGACCACTGGAAAGTTATCCAAGTTGGAGCACTTTGAAGCTGATGAAAAG GTAAGGACAATAAGTTTATTTGGGGAAGTTTGGGGAATTGGACCAGCTACAGCCCTGAAATTATATGAGAAAGGACACCGCACACTAGATGACTTAAAGAATGAGGATTCTCTAACAAATGCACAAAAGCTTGGgttgaaatattttgatgatatTAAGACAAGGATTCCACGGCATGAG GCTCAAGAGATGGAATCTCTTCTACAGAAAGTTGCAGATGATATCGTGCCTGGG GTGGTTGTTGTATGTGGGGGATCATATAGACGTGGAAAAGCTTCCTGTGGAGATTTAGACATAGTAATCACACATCCTGATGGAAAAAG CCATAAAGGTTTTCTGCAAAAATATGTCAAGCGTTTAAAAGAGATGAAGTTCGTAAGAGAAGATTTGGTTTTCAGTACCCACAGTGAGGAG GGTACTGATTCAGGTGTTGACACATATTTTGGTCTTTGCACTTATCCTGGACGAAAGCTTAGGCACCGCATAGACTTTAAG GTATATCCAAGGGACATATATGCATTCGGACTAATAGCATGGACTGGGAATGATGTGCTAAATAGAAG GTTGAGACTGCTAGCAGAATCTAAAGGATTCCGACTTGATGATACAGGGCTGTTTCCAGCTACTCATGGTTCAGGCGGTAAACGG GGCGCAAGAGGTACCACGAGTTTGAAATTGGAGACTGAGAAGGAGGTGTTTGATTTTCTGGGATTTCCATGGCTTGAACCTTATGAAAGGAATTTGTGA
- the LOC18609378 gene encoding DNA polymerase lambda isoform X4, with translation MAPKRTRNKAPSSDPHGIFAGLVVFLIENGVQSRRLQIWKQKLVQMGAKIETHLSKKVSHVFAMSSDALFHDVDKEQLARFGGVGTLSSSLPHSVPDLNKDITEIFGKLINIYRALGDDRRSFSYYKAIAAVEKLPFKIESSNQVKNLPGIGKSMQDHIQEIVTTGKLSKLEHFEADEKVRTISLFGEVWGIGPATALKLYEKGHRTLDDLKNEDSLTNAQKLGLKYFDDIKTRIPRHEAQEMESLLQKVADDIVPGVVVVCGGSYRRGKASCGDLDIVITHPDGKSHKGFLQKYVKRLKEMKFVREDLVFSTHSEEGTDSGVDTYFGLCTYPGRKLRHRIDFKVYPRDIYAFGLIAWTGNDVLNRRLRLLAESKGFRLDDTGLFPATHGSGGKRGARGTTSLKLETEKEVFDFLGFPWLEPYERNL, from the exons atggcgCCAAAGCGAACCAGAAACAAGGCTCCTTCCTCCGATCCACATGGAATCTTTGCCGGTTTGGTGGTTTTCTTAATCGAAAACGGCGTCCAGTCTCGCCGTTTACAG ATTTGGAAGCAAAAACTGGTGCAAATGGGAGCTAAGATTGAGACTCACTTGTCCAAAAAAGTGAGTCATGTTTTTGCTATGAGTTCAGATGCTCTTTTTCACGATGTCGATAAGGAACAATTGGCTCGCTTCGGAGGA GTTGGCACACTGTCATCATCTTTGCCACACAGCGTGCCAGATTTAAACAAGGACATTACAGAGATATTTGGGAAACTTATAAACATATACAGAG CACTGGGTGATGACCGCAGATCATTTAGCTACTACAAGGCTATTGCAGCTGTTGAGAAGTTGccttttaaaattgaaagttCAAATCAGGTCAAAAATCTGCCTGGAATTGGAAAGTCAATGCAAGATCAT ATTCAGGAGATAGTGACCACTGGAAAGTTATCCAAGTTGGAGCACTTTGAAGCTGATGAAAAG GTAAGGACAATAAGTTTATTTGGGGAAGTTTGGGGAATTGGACCAGCTACAGCCCTGAAATTATATGAGAAAGGACACCGCACACTAGATGACTTAAAGAATGAGGATTCTCTAACAAATGCACAAAAGCTTGGgttgaaatattttgatgatatTAAGACAAGGATTCCACGGCATGAG GCTCAAGAGATGGAATCTCTTCTACAGAAAGTTGCAGATGATATCGTGCCTGGG GTGGTTGTTGTATGTGGGGGATCATATAGACGTGGAAAAGCTTCCTGTGGAGATTTAGACATAGTAATCACACATCCTGATGGAAAAAG CCATAAAGGTTTTCTGCAAAAATATGTCAAGCGTTTAAAAGAGATGAAGTTCGTAAGAGAAGATTTGGTTTTCAGTACCCACAGTGAGGAG GGTACTGATTCAGGTGTTGACACATATTTTGGTCTTTGCACTTATCCTGGACGAAAGCTTAGGCACCGCATAGACTTTAAG GTATATCCAAGGGACATATATGCATTCGGACTAATAGCATGGACTGGGAATGATGTGCTAAATAGAAG GTTGAGACTGCTAGCAGAATCTAAAGGATTCCGACTTGATGATACAGGGCTGTTTCCAGCTACTCATGGTTCAGGCGGTAAACGG GGCGCAAGAGGTACCACGAGTTTGAAATTGGAGACTGAGAAGGAGGTGTTTGATTTTCTGGGATTTCCATGGCTTGAACCTTATGAAAGGAATTTGTGA
- the LOC18609378 gene encoding DNA polymerase beta isoform X2 has translation MAPKRTRNKAPSSDPHGIFAGLVVFLIENGVQSRRLQIWKQKLVQMGAKIETHLSKKVSHVFAMSSDALFHDVDKEQLARFGGWLEDSLAAGEKVSEDFYVLKVDLERVGTPDKNLKLEPANGNSSSHEEQSHCKKIKSSPEHTKHTNEGRKGELEINTLSGASNTEPHSPSSLSSCPEIPGTPDKDVGTLSSSLPHSVPDLNKDITEIFGKLINIYRALGDDRRSFSYYKAIAAVEKLPFKIESSNQVKNLPGIGKSMQDHIQEIVTTGKLSKLEHFEADEKVRTISLFGEVWGIGPATALKLYEKGHRTLDDLKNEDSLTNAQKLGLKYFDDIKTRIPRHEAQEMESLLQKVADDIVPGVVVVCGGSYRRGKASCGDLDIVITHPDGKSHKGFLQKYVKRLKEMKFVREDLVFSTHSEEGTDSGVDTYFGLCTYPGRKLRHRIDFKVYPRDIYAFGLIAWTGNDVLNRRLRLLAESKGFRLDDTGLFPATHGSGGKRGARGTTSLKLETEKEVFDFLGFPWLEPYERNL, from the exons atggcgCCAAAGCGAACCAGAAACAAGGCTCCTTCCTCCGATCCACATGGAATCTTTGCCGGTTTGGTGGTTTTCTTAATCGAAAACGGCGTCCAGTCTCGCCGTTTACAG ATTTGGAAGCAAAAACTGGTGCAAATGGGAGCTAAGATTGAGACTCACTTGTCCAAAAAAGTGAGTCATGTTTTTGCTATGAGTTCAGATGCTCTTTTTCACGATGTCGATAAGGAACAATTGGCTCGCTTCGGAGGA TGGTTGGAGGACAGCTTGGCAGCCGGGGAAAAGGTTTCTGAGGATTTCTACGTTCTGAAAGTGGATCTGGAAAGGGTGGGTACACCTGACAAGAATCTGAAACTTGAACCAGCCAACGGAAATTCTTCTAGCCATGAGGAACAATCGCATTGCAAAAAGATCAAATCCTCACCTGAGCATACTAAACACACTAATGAAGGAAGGAAAGGAGAACTAGAAATTAACACTCTATCAGGGGCATCGAATACTGAACCCCACTCTCCCAGCTCCTTATCTAGCTGTCCTGAAATCCCTGGTACTCCAGATAAGGAT GTTGGCACACTGTCATCATCTTTGCCACACAGCGTGCCAGATTTAAACAAGGACATTACAGAGATATTTGGGAAACTTATAAACATATACAGAG CACTGGGTGATGACCGCAGATCATTTAGCTACTACAAGGCTATTGCAGCTGTTGAGAAGTTGccttttaaaattgaaagttCAAATCAGGTCAAAAATCTGCCTGGAATTGGAAAGTCAATGCAAGATCAT ATTCAGGAGATAGTGACCACTGGAAAGTTATCCAAGTTGGAGCACTTTGAAGCTGATGAAAAG GTAAGGACAATAAGTTTATTTGGGGAAGTTTGGGGAATTGGACCAGCTACAGCCCTGAAATTATATGAGAAAGGACACCGCACACTAGATGACTTAAAGAATGAGGATTCTCTAACAAATGCACAAAAGCTTGGgttgaaatattttgatgatatTAAGACAAGGATTCCACGGCATGAG GCTCAAGAGATGGAATCTCTTCTACAGAAAGTTGCAGATGATATCGTGCCTGGG GTGGTTGTTGTATGTGGGGGATCATATAGACGTGGAAAAGCTTCCTGTGGAGATTTAGACATAGTAATCACACATCCTGATGGAAAAAG CCATAAAGGTTTTCTGCAAAAATATGTCAAGCGTTTAAAAGAGATGAAGTTCGTAAGAGAAGATTTGGTTTTCAGTACCCACAGTGAGGAG GGTACTGATTCAGGTGTTGACACATATTTTGGTCTTTGCACTTATCCTGGACGAAAGCTTAGGCACCGCATAGACTTTAAG GTATATCCAAGGGACATATATGCATTCGGACTAATAGCATGGACTGGGAATGATGTGCTAAATAGAAG GTTGAGACTGCTAGCAGAATCTAAAGGATTCCGACTTGATGATACAGGGCTGTTTCCAGCTACTCATGGTTCAGGCGGTAAACGG GGCGCAAGAGGTACCACGAGTTTGAAATTGGAGACTGAGAAGGAGGTGTTTGATTTTCTGGGATTTCCATGGCTTGAACCTTATGAAAGGAATTTGTGA